In the Kribbella sp. NBC_00482 genome, one interval contains:
- a CDS encoding response regulator transcription factor, translating into MAIKVFLLDDHEVVRLGLHQLLDAEPDIEVVGDAATAAEAIARIPAVRPDVAVLDVRLPDGDGISVCREVRSQMDDPPACLMLTSYSDDEALFTAIMAGAAGYLLKQIHGQALIDAVRRLAAGESLLDPSMTAKVLERLRHPVDTEDPRYASLTEQERRILAEIAEGKTNRQIAQALFLAEKTVKNYVSSLLRKLNLERRTEAAVFAVEHERKQRG; encoded by the coding sequence ATGGCGATCAAGGTGTTCCTGCTCGATGACCACGAGGTGGTGCGGCTGGGGCTGCACCAGCTGCTCGACGCGGAGCCGGACATCGAGGTCGTCGGTGATGCCGCGACCGCGGCGGAGGCGATCGCCCGGATTCCCGCCGTACGTCCGGATGTCGCTGTCCTGGATGTACGGCTTCCTGATGGTGACGGGATCAGCGTGTGCCGTGAGGTCCGGTCGCAGATGGACGACCCGCCGGCGTGCCTGATGCTGACGTCGTACTCCGACGACGAGGCGTTGTTCACCGCGATCATGGCCGGTGCCGCCGGGTACCTTCTGAAGCAGATCCACGGTCAGGCGTTGATCGACGCCGTACGCCGCCTCGCGGCCGGAGAATCGCTGCTGGACCCGAGCATGACCGCCAAGGTGCTCGAGCGCCTGCGGCACCCGGTGGACACCGAAGACCCGCGGTACGCGTCGCTGACCGAGCAGGAACGCCGGATCCTCGCCGAGATCGCCGAGGGCAAGACGAACCGGCAGATCGCGCAAGCCCTGTTCCTGGCCGAGAAGACCGTCAAGAACTACGTATCGTCCCTGCTGCGCAAGCTGAACTTGGAGCGCCGCACGGAAGCGGCCGTGTTCGCTGTCGAGCACGAGCGGAAGCAGCGCGGCTAA
- a CDS encoding helix-turn-helix domain-containing protein has product MDAQTNGRHSDLGTRIRRRRQALGLTLPEVAVRAGLDTGRIDHIETRPFALTGAELVRLAHALDLTVSDLTGERPKPDRRTPVAPVLDPMRKEECRRLIEAGSVGRIAYDGVDGLVVIPVNYCTLGELIVFRTAADSAVAQYDLEPIVFELDVIDEGMHDGWSVMVNGTVRPAVDTEIASVHNCVDPWAGGTRDTYMAIDPHRTTGRRIRSW; this is encoded by the coding sequence ATGGACGCACAGACGAACGGCCGCCACAGCGACCTCGGCACCCGGATCCGGCGCCGCCGGCAGGCCCTGGGTCTGACCCTCCCGGAAGTCGCCGTTCGTGCCGGGCTCGACACAGGCCGCATCGACCACATCGAGACCCGCCCGTTCGCGCTGACCGGCGCCGAGCTCGTCCGGCTGGCGCACGCTCTCGACCTCACCGTCTCGGACCTCACGGGCGAGCGGCCGAAACCAGATCGGCGGACCCCCGTGGCTCCCGTCCTGGACCCGATGCGGAAGGAGGAATGCCGGCGGCTGATCGAGGCCGGCAGCGTCGGACGGATCGCGTACGACGGCGTCGACGGGCTGGTCGTGATCCCGGTCAACTACTGCACACTCGGCGAGCTGATCGTGTTCCGGACCGCCGCTGACAGCGCAGTCGCGCAGTACGACCTGGAACCGATCGTGTTCGAACTGGACGTCATCGACGAAGGTATGCACGACGGCTGGAGTGTCATGGTCAACGGCACGGTCCGCCCGGCCGTCGACACAGAGATCGCGTCCGTCCACAACTGCGTAGACCCCTGGGCAGGCGGCACCCGAGACACCTACATGGCCATCGACCCCCACCGCACCACCGGCCGCCGCATCCGCTCCTGGTGA
- a CDS encoding SHOCT domain-containing protein, with protein MAGAAFWSVLVLVLWVVAVGGAAWAAVRMIRQPRRQPPPQLPSPLDILERRFAAGEITHEEFDEARARLREHEVDI; from the coding sequence ATGGCAGGAGCGGCCTTCTGGTCCGTGCTCGTACTGGTGCTCTGGGTCGTGGCGGTCGGCGGCGCGGCCTGGGCCGCGGTCCGGATGATCCGCCAACCCCGACGCCAACCCCCGCCCCAGCTCCCGTCCCCCTTGGACATCCTCGAACGCCGTTTCGCAGCCGGCGAAATCACCCACGAGGAATTCGACGAGGCCCGAGCCCGCCTCCGCGAGCACGAAGTCGACATCTGA
- a CDS encoding flavodoxin family protein: protein MSENGRALIVYESMFGNTERIARAVRDGLRQYCPADTVPVNQAPDVVPDDVRLLVVGGPTHAFSMSRMSTRQEAWKQGGLVTPVEVGIRDWLAALKPTRVETLRVTTFDTRIAKVRRLPGSAARSAAKLLRRMGFRMLSTSESFFVNDTTGPIRDVEIERAERWGAELGRLLTGSAKVA, encoded by the coding sequence ATGTCTGAGAACGGTCGTGCGCTGATCGTGTACGAGTCGATGTTCGGCAACACCGAGCGGATCGCGCGGGCGGTCCGGGACGGGTTGCGGCAGTACTGTCCGGCGGACACGGTGCCCGTCAATCAGGCACCGGACGTGGTGCCTGACGACGTCCGGCTGCTGGTGGTCGGGGGACCGACTCACGCGTTCTCGATGAGTCGGATGTCGACGCGGCAGGAGGCCTGGAAACAAGGTGGGCTGGTGACGCCGGTCGAGGTCGGCATCCGCGACTGGCTGGCCGCGCTGAAGCCCACCAGGGTGGAGACGTTGCGCGTGACAACCTTCGACACCCGGATCGCCAAGGTACGGCGGTTACCGGGATCGGCGGCGCGGTCGGCGGCGAAACTGCTGCGCCGCATGGGCTTCCGGATGCTCAGTACGTCCGAGAGCTTCTTCGTGAACGACACGACCGGTCCCATCCGCGACGTCGAGATCGAGCGCGCCGAGCGCTGGGGCGCCGAGCTCGGCCGCCTTCTGACCGGATCCGCGAAAGTCGCGTGA
- a CDS encoding universal stress protein — translation MTDWNRTGPVVVEVDGTAENHRVVDYASAEALRVGAELVLVAPYSAHGSYTPMMPGYAPKSPAELADAALRSAVAHLRHRDGYATELVAVAEEGARLRVLAHAARSARMLVVGRSRSRGPQRLVHTQANLRLAARAGCPMVVVPLSWKPSLLDRKVAVGIDGTALSSEALEFAFGIAAGREGDLVVVHAGMPAERPFADDDPECSWISRADYILSETLAPWTSRFPDVKVTRFLSSRPPSAALVHESADVGLVVVGSHSGPLAIDPVARRSVAAMTCPVAIVPHHLADAEHAVDRARAAVPSH, via the coding sequence ATGACTGACTGGAACCGCACGGGACCCGTCGTGGTCGAGGTGGACGGGACTGCGGAGAACCATCGGGTGGTGGACTATGCGTCCGCTGAGGCGCTGCGGGTGGGCGCGGAACTGGTGCTGGTAGCGCCGTACTCCGCGCACGGGTCGTACACGCCGATGATGCCGGGCTATGCGCCGAAGTCGCCGGCCGAGCTCGCCGACGCCGCTCTGCGGTCTGCGGTGGCTCATTTGCGCCACCGTGACGGGTACGCGACAGAGCTGGTCGCGGTCGCGGAGGAGGGGGCGCGATTGCGGGTACTGGCTCATGCGGCGCGGTCGGCGCGGATGTTGGTGGTTGGGCGTTCCCGGAGTCGTGGTCCGCAGCGGTTGGTGCATACGCAGGCGAATCTGCGGCTGGCGGCGCGGGCAGGTTGTCCGATGGTTGTGGTGCCGCTGTCGTGGAAGCCGTCGCTGCTCGACCGGAAGGTTGCCGTGGGCATCGACGGTACGGCGTTGTCGTCGGAGGCGCTGGAGTTCGCCTTTGGGATCGCGGCAGGGCGCGAGGGCGACCTGGTCGTCGTACACGCGGGCATGCCGGCCGAGCGACCGTTCGCGGACGACGACCCCGAGTGCTCGTGGATCAGCCGGGCCGACTACATCTTGTCGGAGACGCTGGCGCCGTGGACGAGTCGGTTCCCGGACGTCAAGGTCACGCGGTTCCTGAGCAGCCGGCCACCGTCCGCGGCGCTGGTGCATGAGAGTGCTGACGTCGGCCTGGTGGTTGTCGGGTCGCACAGCGGTCCGTTGGCGATCGATCCGGTCGCGCGGCGGTCGGTGGCGGCGATGACGTGCCCGGTCGCGATCGTGCCGCACCACCTGGCGGATGCCGAACATGCGGTGGACCGTGCGCGGGCCGCCGTGCCCAGTCATTGA